A stretch of the Musa acuminata AAA Group cultivar baxijiao chromosome BXJ2-7, Cavendish_Baxijiao_AAA, whole genome shotgun sequence genome encodes the following:
- the LOC135617373 gene encoding uncharacterized protein LOC135617373, with the protein MAMFVPASTKRKDLEVVNDRQPDLSLFSETKRIKISLDGKPPLILEEEVAMSSPAFEAQLQVDGLPQENRNLMMTLPVDEMAIDGEVATATIASSLDPIENHEREETGAEEPMEVEEQEGLLQRPGRTDPVIWSGFF; encoded by the exons ATGGCCATGTTTGTGCCTGCAAGCACGAAGAGGAAAGACTTGGAGGTCGTCAACGACCGCCAACCCGATTTGTCGCTCTTTTCTGAGACGAAAAGGATCAAAATAAGTCTG GACGGCAAGCCGCCGCTAATCCTCGAAGAAGAAGTGGCGATGAGTTCTCCGGCGTTCGAGGCGCAGCTCCAGGTGGATGGACTGCCACAGG AGAATCGAAACCTGATGATGACATTACCGGTGGATGAAATGGCAATTGATGGTGAGGTAGCCACTGCTACGATTGCTTCCTCCCTTGACCCCATAGAGAACCATGAAAGAGAAGAGACTGGAGCTGAGGAACCGATGGAAGTCGAAGAACAAGAGGGACTGCTTCAGCGACCGGGAAGAACAGATCCCGTCATATGGTCAG GATTCTTTTGA
- the LOC103982160 gene encoding V-type proton ATPase catalytic subunit A: MAYGDRLTTFEDSEKESEYGYVRKVSGPVVVADGMGGAAMYELVRVGYDKLIGEIIRLEGDSATIQVYEETAGLMVNDPVLRTRKPLSVELGPGILGNIFDGIQRPLKTIAIKSGDVYIPRGVSVPALDKDALWEFEPSKLGVGDLLTGGDLYATVFENTLMKHLVALPPGSMGKISYIAPAGQYNLNDTVLELEFQGVKKQFSMLQTWPVRTPRPVAAKLAADTPLLTGQRVLDALFPSVLGGTCAIPGAFGCGKTVISQALSKYSNSDTVVYVGCGERGNEMAEVLMDFPQLTMTLPDGREESVMKRTTLVANTSNMPVAAREASIYTGITIAEYFRDMGYNVSMMADSTSRWAEALREISGRLAEMPADSGYPAYLAARLASFYERAGKVKCLGGPDRTGSVTIVGAVSPPGGDFSDPVTSATLGIVQVFWGLDKKLAQRKHFPSVNWLISYSKYSKALESFYEKFDSDFIDIRTKAREVLQREDDLNEIVQLVGKDALAETDKITLETAKLLREDYLAQNAFTPYDKFCPFYKSVWMMRNIIHFNTLANQAVERAAGSDGQKITYSVIKHRLGDLFYRLVSQKFEDPAEGEEALVAKFKKLNDDLTVGFRNLEDDAR, encoded by the exons ATGGCCTACGGCGATCGCCTGACCACCTTCGAGGATTCCGAGAAGGAGAGCGAATATGGATACGTCCGCAAG GTTTCTGGGCCAGTCGTGGTTGCCGATGGCATGGGAGGTGCTGCCATGTATGAACTTGTTCGTGTTGGTTATGATAAGCTTATTGGTGAGATTATTCGTTTGGAGGGTGATTCCGCTACAATCCAGG TTTATGAAGAAACTGCTGGTTTGATGGTCAATGACCCTGTTTTGCGAACTCGCAAG CCTCTCTCAGTCGAGTTGGGACCTGGAATTTTGGGCAACATTTTTGATGGAATTCAG CGGCCTCTGAAAACTATTGCTATAAAATCTGGTGATGTCTACATCCCTCGTGGTGTTTCTGTCCCTGCACTTGACAAGGATGCATTGTGGGAATTTGAGCCCAGTAAATTAG GTGTCGGAGATCTTCTGACTGGTGGTGATTTATATGCA ACTGTCTTTGAGAACACATTGATGAAGCACCTTGTTGCTCTTCCTCCTGGTTCCATGGGGAAAATAAGTTATATTGCTCCTGCTGGTCAATACAACCTGAAT GATACAGTCCTGGAGCTGGAGTTTCAAGGTGTTAAAAAGCAGTTCAGTATGCTTCAG ACATGGCCAGTACGTACTCCAAGGCCAGTTGCAGCAAAGCTTGCTGCTGATACACCTCTATTAACAGGACAG CGTGTGCTAGATGCTCTCTTTCCTTCTGTTCTTGGAGGCACTTGTGCTATACCTGGAGCTTTTGGTTGTGGAAAAACAGTCATCAGCCAGGCACTCTCAAAG TACTCTAATTCTGACACGGTGGTGTATGTTGGCTGTGGAGAAAGAGGAAATGAAATGGCTGAG GTGCTTATGGATTTCCCGCAATTGACAATGACATTACCTGATGGCCGTGAAGAATCTGTCATGAAGAGAACAACACTTGTGGCAAACACTTCCAACATGCCTGTGGCTGCTCGTGAAGCTTCCATATATACAG GCATCACAATAGCAGAATATTTCCGAGATATGGGATACAATGTCAGCATGATGGCTGATTCTACCTCCCGATGGGCAGAAGCCTTGCGTGAGATCTCAGGCCGACTG GCTGAAATGCCAGCAGATAGTGGTTATCCTGCATATCTTGCAGCACGTTTAGCTTCCTTCTATGAACGTGCTGGTAAAGTGAAGTGTCTGGGTGGGCCAGACCGAACCGGGAGTGTCACAATCGTTGGTGCTGTTTCCCCTCCGGGGGGTGATTTTTCAGACCCTGTTACTTCTGCAACTCTTGGTATTGTTCAG GTCTTTTGGGGACTAGATAAGAAGCTGGCTCAGAGAAAGCATTTTCCATCTGTGAATTGGCTTATTTCATATTCCAAGTACTCAAAG GCATTGGAATCTTTCTATGAGAAATTTGATTCAGATTTCATTGACATCCGGACAAAGGCTCGTGAGGTACTACAGAGAGAAGATGATCTGAATGAAATTGTGCAG CTTGTTGGTAAAGATGCATTAGCTGAGACGGACAAGATCACACTAGAGACTGCAAAACTTTTACGGGAAGATTATCTGGCACAAAATGCATTCACTCC CTATGATAAGTTCTGCCCATTCTACAAATCAGTTTGGATGATGCGGAACATTATTCATTTCAATACTTTGGCAAATCAG GCAGTGGAGCGAGCAGCAGGTTCTGATGGCCAAAAGATCACTTACAGTGTTATCAAACATCGGTTGGGTGACCTTTTCTACCGTCTAGT GTCTCAAAAATTTGAAGATCCTGCAGAAGGTGAGGAAGCTCTTGTTGCAAAATTCAAGAAATTGAATGATGACCTCACTGTTGGATTCCGCAACCTTGAAGACGACGCACGATGA
- the LOC135616294 gene encoding auxin-induced protein 15A-like, which yields MDSSNKTNKITEVVRLQQMLKKWKKLAAAPKSNSKSIKFLKRTLSVSDTSAAHSGDIPKGCLAVCVGEEMQRFVIPTEYLSHRAFAILLREAEEEFGFEQEGVLRIPCEVSVFESILQTVETNYC from the coding sequence ATGGATTCATCCAACAAGACCAACAAGATCACAGAAGTCGTCAGGCTGCAACAGATGCTGAAGAAGTGGAAGAAGCTCGCAGCTGCACCGAAGAGTAACAGCAAGAGCATCAAGTTCCTGAAGAGGACTCTCTCCGTCTCCGACACGTCTGCGGCGCACTCGGGCGACATTCCCAAGGGATGCTTGGCGGTGTGCGTGGGAGAGGAGATGCAGAGATTTGTGATCCCGACGGAGTACTTGAGCCACAGGGCCTTTGCCATTCTGCTGAGGGAAGCAGAAGAGGAGTTCGGGTTCGAGCAGGAAGGTGTGCTGAGGATTCCCTGCGAGGTTTCTGTGTTCGAGAGCATACTGCAGACGGTGGAGACCAACTACTGTTGA
- the LOC135617372 gene encoding YTH domain-containing protein ECT3-like isoform X2, which produces MYNSQAQPDYYGGYENYTQQIDTEVANVVGDVGASFPTSMYNPQAQTYYYGGPEGADAVGNVGASFPANMYNPQAQPYHYGGTYYNPQAQPHYHGGTYNNLHAQPYYDAQAQPYYYGGTEGADAVGNVGASFPANMDNSQAQSFYYGGYGNPSGAIAVGNVGASYPISMYNPQAQMSGSAAAYSEERPLIFNAGNGYGPYMPNGPYYPSAMPAYVGGNVQGVSYPSTGNNNTIRERGNASFGRSNGTRGFLRRQSRRPWTNRSNNRAIQQHSVAESGSANCSLGVDRKLYNSPEFVTEYDDGKIFIIKSYSEANVHKSIKYGVWSSTSAGNKKLNSAYIEAQEKGHSSPIFLFFSVNASGRFCGVAEMIGPVDFEKSVDYWNKDKWTGQFPVKWHIVKDVPSFRFRHIILENNDNKPVTNSRDTQEVKLEQGLEMLSIFKTHEYKESILDAFEFYDKREAALRRRKAHQQETRTTTRNKISKRFVQVVKFKGETSNVGISTDKTSSSNGVGSSPTPKDV; this is translated from the exons ATGTATAACTCTCAAGCACAACCAGACTATTATGGAG GATATGAGAACTACACTCAACAAATTGACACTGAAGTTGCCAATGTAGTTGGAGACGTGGGTGCTTCTTTTCCCACTAGCATGTATAACCCACAGGCACAAACATACTATTATGGAG GCCCTGAAGGTGCTGATGCAGTTGGAAATGTGGGTGCTTCATTTCCCGCCAACATGTATAACCCTCAGGCACAACCGTACCATTATGGAG GCACATACTATAACCCTCAGGCACAACCACACTATCATGGAG GCACATACAATAACCTTCATGCGCAACCATACTATGACGCTCAGGCACAACCGTACTATTATGGAG GCACTGAAGGTGCTGATGCAGTTGGAAACGTGGGTGCTTCTTTTCCTGCCAACATGGATAACTCTCAGGCACAATCGTTCTATTATGGAG GATATGGGAATCCATCAG GTGCCATTGCAGTTGGAAACGTGGGTGCTTCGTATCCGATCAGCATGTATAACCCTCAGGCACAAATGTCTGGATCCGCT GCTGCCTACAGTGAGGAACGCCCACTGATATTCAACGCTGGAAATGGGTATGGTCCATATATGCCTAATGGACCCTATTATCCCAGTGCAATGCCTGCTTATGTTGGTGGAAATGTTCAG GGAGTGTCCTATCCCAGCACAGGGAACAACAACACAATTCGAGAAAGGGGAAATGCTTCATTCGGTCGTTCTAATGGCACTCGTGGGTTTCTTAGGAGGCAAAGCCGACGGCCATGGACCAACAGATCAAATAATCGAGCGATCCAACAGCATTCAGTAGCTGAGAGTGGTAGTGCCAACTGCTCCCTAGGGGTTGATCGTAAATTATACAATAGCCCGGAGTTTGTTACGGAGTATGATGATGGcaaaattttcataataaaatcttaCAGTGAGGCCAATGTTCATAAGAGCATCAAATATGGTGTTTGGTCCAGCACATCTGCTGGGAACAAAAAGTTAAATTCTGCTTATATAGAAGCACAAGAGAAAGGACATTCCTCCcccattttcttatttttctcg GTGAATGCAAGTGGACGTTTTTGTGGTGTAGCTGAGATGATTGGGCCTGTTGATTTTGAAAAGAGTGTGGATTATTGGAACAAGGACAAATGGACTGGTCAATTCCCAGTCAAGTGGCATATTGTGAAAGATGTTCCCAGTTTTAGGTTTCGTCATATTATTCTCGAGAACAATGATAATAAGCCTGTAACCAACAGCAGGGACACCCAGGAG GTGAAGTTGGAGCAGGGTTTGGAGATGCTAAGCATTTTCAAAACGCACGAGTACAAGGAATCAATCCTTGATGCTTTTGAGTTCTACGATAAGCGGGAGGCTGCCTTAAGGCGAAGGAAGGCTCACCAGCAGGAGACGCGGACCACCACCCGAAACAAGATCTCGAAGCGCTTTGTTCAGGTTGTCAAGTTCAAAGGAGAAACAAGTAATGTAGGCATATCAACAGATAAAACTAGCAGCAGCAACGGCGTTGGTTCATCACCAACTCCTAAAGATGTCTGA
- the LOC135617371 gene encoding 26S proteasome non-ATPase regulatory subunit 1 homolog A-like, whose product MAVVSSASGLIAMLHEPHPALKLHALDKLNSLVHLFWPEISTSVPTIESLYEDEEFDQRQLAALVVSKVFYYLGELNDSLSYALGAGPLFDVSEDTDYAHTLLAKALDEYASLRSKAAKSSEEESKMDPRLEAIVERMLDKCILDGKYQQAMGMAIECRRLDKLEEAITHSDNVHGALSYCITLSHSFVNHREYRCEVLRLLVKIYQRLPSPDYLSICQCLMFLNEPDTVATILEKLLSGSKDDALLAFQIAFDLEENEHQAFLLNLKSRLAGSKSQAVDHVNPEQGSSAPTSENGNATADDTVAASEDVHMTEESHTANGTSQDINQTDAAYNERLAKIKGILSGETSIQLTLQFLYSHNRSDLLILKTIKQSVEMRNSVCHSATICANAIMHAGTTVDTFLRENLEWLSRATNWAKFSATAGLGVIHGGHLQQGRSLMAPYLPQTGAVGGGSPYSEGGALYALGLIHANHGEGIKQFLRESLRNTNAEVIQHGACLGLGLAALGTADEVIFEDVKNVLYTDSAVAGEAAGISMGLLMVGTASEKATEMLAYAHDTQHEKIIRGLALGIALTVYGREEQADTLIEQMTRDQDPIIRYGGMYALALGYRGTSNNKAIHQLLHFAVSDVSDDVRRTAVLALGFVLYSEPEQTPRIVSLLSESYNPHVRYGAALAVGISCAGTGLSDAISLLEPLTSDVVDFVRQGALIAMAMVMIQTNESCDSRVGTFRRQLEKIILDKHEDTMSKMGAILASGILDAGGRNVTIKLLSKTKHDKITAVVGLAVFSQFWYWYPLLYFISLAFSPTAFIGLNYDLKVPKFEFLSNAKPSLFEYPRPTAPPTSTSAIKMPTAVLSTAAKAKSKAKKDAEHKAALEKPSSDDTSSGSTSGKTNKSSEKDTDAMQVDSASEKKVEPEPSYEVLTNPARVVPAQEKYIRFLEESRYVPVKLAPSGFVLLKDLQPTEVEVLTLSDAPTTLPSNVGGAATATTGQQGSGSSAMAVDEEPQPPQPFEYSG is encoded by the exons ATGGCGGTGGTAAGCTCGGCGAGTGGCCTTATTGCGATGCTTCACGAGCCGCACCCGGCGCTGAAGCTTCACGCCCTCGACAAGCTTAATTCCCTCGTCCACCTCTTCTGGCCCGAGATCTCCACTAGCGTCCCGACCAT TGAAAGTTTATATGAAGATGAGGAGTTTGATCAGAGGCAACTTGCTGCATTGGTGGTGTCCAAG GTGTTCTACTACCTTGGAGAACTTAATGACTCATTATCTTATGCACTTGGTGCTGGACCCCTGTTTGATGTATCAGAAGACACAGATTATGCTCATACTCTCTTAG CCAAAGCGCTAGACGAATATGCCAGCCTCAGGTCTAAAGCAGCAAAATCAAGTGAAGAGGAGTCAAAGATGGATCCTAGGTTGGAAGCTATAGTGGAAAGGATGCTAGACAA GTGCATTTTGGATGGAAAATATCAGCAAGCCATGGGAATGGCCATTGAGTGTAGGAGACTGGATAAGCTTGAGGAGGCTATTACTCATAGCGATAATGTTCATGGTGCACTTTCGTACTGCATCACTCTTTCACATTCTTTCGTTAATCACAGAGAATATCGTTGTGAG GTTCTCCGTCTGCTTGTTAAAATATATCAAAGGTTGCCTTCTCCTGATTATCTAAGCATTTGCCAATGTCTCATGTTTTTGAATGAACCTGACACTGTTGCGACCATTTTGGAGAAGCTACTATCTGGGAGCAAG GATGATGCACTTCTTGCATTTCAGATTGCTTTTGATCTTGAGGAAAACGAACACCAAGCCTTTCTATTAAATCTGAAAAGTCGTTTGGCTGGCTCGAAATCCCAAGCTGTAGATCATGTGAACCCTGAACAAGGGTCTAGTGCACCAACTTCAGAGAACGGGAATGCCACTGCTGACGATACAGTTGCTGCATCTGAGGATGTTCACATGACAGAAGAATCTCATACTGCCAATGGGACTTCACAAGATATCAATCAAACTGATGCTGCATATAATGAGAGACTTGCAAAGATAAAAGGAATTTTATCAGGAGAGACTTCAATACAGTTGACTCTACAATTTTTATATAGTCACAATAG GTCGGACCTTTTGATTCTTAAGACGATAAAGCAGTCTGTGGAAATGAGAAATAGTGTCTGCCACAGTGCAACAATATGCGCCAATGCAATAATGCATGCTGGAACAACTGTGGATACCTTTCTTAGAGAAAACCTG GAATGGCTTAGTAGGGCAACGAACTGGGCTAAGTTCAGTGCTACAGCCGGACTAGGAGTCATCCATGGAGGCCATCTGCAGCAAGGCAGGTCTCTGATGGCACCTTATCTCCCTCAAACTGGTGCTGTTGGTGGAGGCAGCCCTTACTCAGAAGGTGGTGCCCTTTATGCTCTTGGGTTAATTCATGCCAACCATGGAGAAGGCATAAAACAATTTCTCCGTGAAAGCCTGCGGAATACTAATGCTGAG GTCATCCAGCATGGTGCATGCTTGGGACTGGGGTTGGCAGCCTTAGGAACAGCAGATGAAGTAATATTTGAAGATGTCAAAAATGTACTTTATACAGATAGTGCTGTGGCTGGTGAAGCTGCTGGCATTAGCATGGGACTACTTATGGTTGGGACTGCAAGTGAGAAGGCGACTGAGATGCTTGCATATGCACATGATACACAACATGAAAAGATCATAAG GGGCTTAGCTCTTGGAATTGCATTGACAGTATATGGAAGGGAAGAACAGGCTGATACATTGATTGAGCAAATGACTAGAGATCAAGATCCTATTATCCGTTATGGTGGCATGTATGCTTTGGCTTTAGGTTATAGGGGGACATCAAACAACAAGGCCATCCATCAGTTGCTTCATTTTGCTGTGTCGGATGTAAGTGATGATGTTCGCAGGACAGCTGTTCTAGCCCTTGgatttgtcctatattctgaaCCTGAACAG ACCCCAAGAATTGTTTCCCTGCTATCAGAGTCTTACAACCCACATGTCCGATATGGTGCAGCTCTAGCAGTTGGCATTTCCTGCGCTGGTACTGGTTTAAGTGATGCCATTTCTTTGCTAGAGCCATTGACGTCTGATGTCGTGGATTTTGTTCGCCAAGGAGCCCTCATAGCTATGGCTATGGTTATGATCCAGACTAATGAATCCTGTGACTCTCGTGTTGGGACTTTCAG GCGGCAATTAGAGAAGATAATTCTTGATAAGCATGAAGATACAATGAGCAAGATGGGTGCTATATTGGCTTCTGGAATTCTTGATGCCGGTGGAAGGAATGTAACTATTAAACTACTTTCTAAAACTAAGCATGATAAAATCACAGCTGTTGTTGGGCTTGCAGTTTTCAGCCAGTTCTGGTATTGGTATCCCCTTCTCTATTTTATAAGCCTCGCGTTCTCCCCAACTGCCTTTATTGGACTTAACTATGATCTGAAAGTTCCAAAATTTGAGTTCTTATCAAATGCAAAGCCTTCCCTATTTGAATACCCCCGCCCAACCGCACCTCCCACTTCGACTTCAGCTATCAAGATGCCCACCGCTGTTTTGTCAACAGCTGCAAAAGCAAAGTCTAAAGCTAAAAAGGATGCTGAACATAAAGCTGCTTTGGAGAAGCCATCGAGTGATGATACATCTAGTGGTTCAACTTCTGGAAAGACGAATAAATCTTCTGAGAAGGATACTGATGCAATGCAG GTGGATAGTGCTTCGGAAAAGAAGGTGGAGCCTGAACCGTCTTATGAAGTTCTGACGAATCCAGCCAGGGTTGTCCCTGCACAAGAAAAGTACATCAGATTTTTGGAGGAAAGTAGATATGTTCCCGTTAAGTTAGCACCCTCTGGTTTTGTGCTTCTCAAGGATCTACAGCCAACCGAAGTTGAGGTACTCACACTTTCTGATGCTCCAACGACCTTGCCATCCAACGTTGGGGGTGCTGCGACGGCCACAACCGGTCAGCAGGGATCAGGGTCTTCAGCAATGGCAGTAGATGAGGAGCCTCAGCCGCCACAACCTTTCGAGTATTCTGGATGA
- the LOC135617372 gene encoding YTH domain-containing protein ECT3-like isoform X1 yields the protein MYNSQAQPDYYGGYENYTQQIDTEVANVVGDVGASFPTSMYNPQAQTYYYGGPEGADAVGNVGASFPANMYNPQAQPYHYGGTYYNPQAQPHYHGGTYNNLHAQPYYDAQAQPYYYGGTEGADAVGNVGASFPANMDNSQAQSFYYGGYGNPSGTFVTCTQHVGIEGANAVGNVSGTDTQHVGIEGAIAVGNVGASYPISMYNPQAQMSGSAAAYSEERPLIFNAGNGYGPYMPNGPYYPSAMPAYVGGNVQGVSYPSTGNNNTIRERGNASFGRSNGTRGFLRRQSRRPWTNRSNNRAIQQHSVAESGSANCSLGVDRKLYNSPEFVTEYDDGKIFIIKSYSEANVHKSIKYGVWSSTSAGNKKLNSAYIEAQEKGHSSPIFLFFSVNASGRFCGVAEMIGPVDFEKSVDYWNKDKWTGQFPVKWHIVKDVPSFRFRHIILENNDNKPVTNSRDTQEVKLEQGLEMLSIFKTHEYKESILDAFEFYDKREAALRRRKAHQQETRTTTRNKISKRFVQVVKFKGETSNVGISTDKTSSSNGVGSSPTPKDV from the exons ATGTATAACTCTCAAGCACAACCAGACTATTATGGAG GATATGAGAACTACACTCAACAAATTGACACTGAAGTTGCCAATGTAGTTGGAGACGTGGGTGCTTCTTTTCCCACTAGCATGTATAACCCACAGGCACAAACATACTATTATGGAG GCCCTGAAGGTGCTGATGCAGTTGGAAATGTGGGTGCTTCATTTCCCGCCAACATGTATAACCCTCAGGCACAACCGTACCATTATGGAG GCACATACTATAACCCTCAGGCACAACCACACTATCATGGAG GCACATACAATAACCTTCATGCGCAACCATACTATGACGCTCAGGCACAACCGTACTATTATGGAG GCACTGAAGGTGCTGATGCAGTTGGAAACGTGGGTGCTTCTTTTCCTGCCAACATGGATAACTCTCAGGCACAATCGTTCTATTATGGAG GATATGGGAATCCATCAGGTACGTTTGTAACATGCACTCAACATGTTGGCATTGAAGGTGCCAATGCAGTCGGAAATGTGAGTGGAACTGATACTCAACACGTTGGCATTGAAGGTGCCATTGCAGTTGGAAACGTGGGTGCTTCGTATCCGATCAGCATGTATAACCCTCAGGCACAAATGTCTGGATCCGCT GCTGCCTACAGTGAGGAACGCCCACTGATATTCAACGCTGGAAATGGGTATGGTCCATATATGCCTAATGGACCCTATTATCCCAGTGCAATGCCTGCTTATGTTGGTGGAAATGTTCAG GGAGTGTCCTATCCCAGCACAGGGAACAACAACACAATTCGAGAAAGGGGAAATGCTTCATTCGGTCGTTCTAATGGCACTCGTGGGTTTCTTAGGAGGCAAAGCCGACGGCCATGGACCAACAGATCAAATAATCGAGCGATCCAACAGCATTCAGTAGCTGAGAGTGGTAGTGCCAACTGCTCCCTAGGGGTTGATCGTAAATTATACAATAGCCCGGAGTTTGTTACGGAGTATGATGATGGcaaaattttcataataaaatcttaCAGTGAGGCCAATGTTCATAAGAGCATCAAATATGGTGTTTGGTCCAGCACATCTGCTGGGAACAAAAAGTTAAATTCTGCTTATATAGAAGCACAAGAGAAAGGACATTCCTCCcccattttcttatttttctcg GTGAATGCAAGTGGACGTTTTTGTGGTGTAGCTGAGATGATTGGGCCTGTTGATTTTGAAAAGAGTGTGGATTATTGGAACAAGGACAAATGGACTGGTCAATTCCCAGTCAAGTGGCATATTGTGAAAGATGTTCCCAGTTTTAGGTTTCGTCATATTATTCTCGAGAACAATGATAATAAGCCTGTAACCAACAGCAGGGACACCCAGGAG GTGAAGTTGGAGCAGGGTTTGGAGATGCTAAGCATTTTCAAAACGCACGAGTACAAGGAATCAATCCTTGATGCTTTTGAGTTCTACGATAAGCGGGAGGCTGCCTTAAGGCGAAGGAAGGCTCACCAGCAGGAGACGCGGACCACCACCCGAAACAAGATCTCGAAGCGCTTTGTTCAGGTTGTCAAGTTCAAAGGAGAAACAAGTAATGTAGGCATATCAACAGATAAAACTAGCAGCAGCAACGGCGTTGGTTCATCACCAACTCCTAAAGATGTCTGA